The segment GCCAATACGTGCGAATCGAATTGATGCTTGTTTCGGTTGAAAACTTAAAAAAAATACGGCGGAGGAGGCGTTTCCACCCCGCCCCGCCGCTTCGGGCTGCATGCGGAAATGATTCCGCAACACGCTTCACTTGTCGGAAAAATAACCGTCCAGCCACCGGTTGGCGGCGACGACGCCCGATACGAAATCGCGGTACGGCCTGCCCTCGTTGTCCACCAGGCCCCACCCCTGCCCTTCGCTGTCCGCCAGATTCTGATAGGCGAAATGGACCATGCCGGCCACGAACGGGAAGCTCTCGACGACCTGTTTCACGACCTTGCCGTGGCCGATTCCGCGCTCGTGCTGCGTGGTCAGCTGCGCCGACGGCGACGCCATGCGCACATCTAGCGCCTGAACACCCCATTCGGTCAGCAGGACCGGCTTGCCGGTCACCCGGTGCGCCTTTTCGATCTCGGCGATCTGGCGGTCGACGTATTTCGCATCCTTCCAGACCCACATCGGATAGGAGTTCCACGCGATCACATCGTAATCCTTCCAGACCGCCAGCATCTCCTCGGTCGACGCCCCCATGAAGCGGTTGCTGCCGATGATCTTGTCCGGCATGAACTCGCGCATCGTCCTGAGCACGTAATCGGCATAGACGCCGACGGTGTACACGGCGAAGTCGTCGAAGTCCCGGCGCATGCGTCCCTTCTTTTCGTCGCGCTCGTCGCCGCCCAGCCGGCGGCCGATCTGCGCCATCGCCGCGGCCGCCGTCGGATCGGCCATGAACGGAACTTTGCCGAGCGGGTCGGGCTTCTTCACGAGAACATCCTCAAAGCTGTCGAGGTACTCCTTTTCCGCCTTGCCGAACCAGGCGAGGTTCAACATGCGCAGATCGTCCCGGTAACGCTCCCGCAGCCAGCGGACGAACTCCCGGCCGCACGCCTCCGAATAGACGAATCCGGAGGAGGAGCGCCCGGCGAGATTGCCTTCCAGATGGGCTTCGTTGTTCACGAAGAACCCGACGCAGGCCGGATCGCCGTTCCACCGTTTTCCGGCCTCCGCCGCCCGGCGGCGCAGCTTCCGCCGCCACTCTTCGCTGAAGGGATCGGGAACGCCCGGAAGCTTTTCCCCGTTCCGGTTCATCAGGCCGGGACCGCCGTCGTGACATCCGAGGTAGGTGAAGTAGACCATGCCCCGGCGGGCACCCGCCGCGAACGCCGTGTCGCTCGTGGCGGAGACCGCCAGCCCGTTGAAGCCGAGCCGCTGCACGAATCCCGACGCCTCGTCGGCCCACTCCTTCTCGGAGGAATAGGCGCGGCGCGCCCAGTCGGAATAGCTGTAATTCTCATAAATGCGGCCTACCACCTGGGTCCCGTTGAAGAAGAACGGCTTGCCCGACGGGCTCCGCAGATACCAGCGGCCGTTCACCTCAACGGTGCTCCACCTGCCCGCCTCGGGCGCGACCTGCAATCTGGCGGCGGCCGGACGAAAGGCGGGTCCGCCGGCGTAATCCGGCCGTTCGGCGGGCGGTCGCCATGCCCCGGGCATCCGGACCGGATAGATGTCCAGTCCCCGAAGCCGGAGCTGTTCCCTGATGGGGCGGACCGCCGCCTTGCCGGAGGCTCCGCTCCACGCCGCATCCGAGACGATCACCCGGCGGAGATCCTGTTCCACCCATCCCAGCGCAACCATGCCGCGCGCCGTTCCCGGCGCGATCTCGAACTCAATGCGGTTTTCGCCTTCCCGCAGCACGCCGTCGAGCGGCCACTCGGCCGCGACGGGCCATCGGGGATTCATCGCCCAGCCGTTGTGGTTGCCGAGGACGCCTCGGCCGATCTCCCGGCCGTTGACGCGCAAAGTGAAGGCCGGTTCGGCCAGCGCCATGATCCACGCCTTTTCCGGCGTGCCGTTCACTGTGAACGTGCGGCGATACGATCCCGGTTCCACCAGCCACTGCGGCCGGACGAGCGGCGTGAACGGTGTCGCCTCTCGGGTCAGCCGCACCTCGGCGATTTCCACGGCAAGCGGAGACCCCTTGTCGCCGAGGAAGCCGATCTCGAACGACGACGCGGTCGCCGCCGCGCCGCCGCGCCAGGTGTCGCCGCCCATAAGTTCGGCAAGCGAAATTTTTTCACGCTGCCAGCGTCCGGTGACCGGAGGCAGCCGGAGCGTCCGCCTCCTGCCGTCCCACTCCCTGACGGTCATGCCGGGATTCACCGACCGCACGGACGACCCTTCGGGCAGAAAATAGGCGAACTCCAGCCAGGTGTCCGCCAGCGGCGCCTCGACCCGGAAGGTCAGCGCCAGCGCATTGGCTTCCGTTTCGAACCGGAACACCTGTTCCGGATTCCCCATCGGCGGCGAAGACGCGGCGGGCTTCGCCCTTTCTCGCGTCACCCGGCCGGGAGCCCAGACTCCGGCGAAGGCGGGCAGCTCCTCCCCCGCGTTCCAGACGCCGAGCACCTCCGGAGCGAGAGCGGCCGAATAGATGTTGCCCGCATCGGCCGCCGCCGCGCCGCCCGATGCCGGCGGCGCGCTCACTCCGGCCGCAAGACGGCCGATCTCCAGCACGATCGGCCCGCCGGAGGCAAGAACGCCGAGCTCAAGCGAATCGGCATGCTCTCCCCCGGCCCGCCGCGCGGCCGCCGAATAAGCGCCGTCGAGCGGCCAGCGGACGGTCGTCCACATCCCTTTCACCGGCGTCACGTCGGCGGCGATCAGTTTGCCTTTGCGCTCCCCTTCGCGCACCCGCACTCCGGGCCGCAGCTTGACAACTTTGGAATCCTCCGGCAGCCAGTAGGTGAATTCGAACCAGCCGTTTTCGAGCTTCAGGCCGGTCTCCGCCAGCTTCACCGAGCAGGCCAGCGCCTTGTCGGTCTCTTTCGAGTCGAAGCGCCAGACCCTGCCGATTCCCTCCGCCGCTGCCGCGGGCTCCTTCACCTTCAGCAGCGCCCCGCCCGACGGAGTCCAGGCGACCTTCGCCGGAGGCGTGTCCGTCCCCGGC is part of the Victivallis lenta genome and harbors:
- a CDS encoding beta-galactosidase — translated: MKVWLYGALAGVLCWGGWNAAAAESGVVREWRPGTDTPPAKVAWTPSGGALLKVKEPAAAAEGIGRVWRFDSKETDKALACSVKLAETGLKLENGWFEFTYWLPEDSKVVKLRPGVRVREGERKGKLIAADVTPVKGMWTTVRWPLDGAYSAAARRAGGEHADSLELGVLASGGPIVLEIGRLAAGVSAPPASGGAAAADAGNIYSAALAPEVLGVWNAGEELPAFAGVWAPGRVTRERAKPAASSPPMGNPEQVFRFETEANALALTFRVEAPLADTWLEFAYFLPEGSSVRSVNPGMTVREWDGRRRTLRLPPVTGRWQREKISLAELMGGDTWRGGAAATASSFEIGFLGDKGSPLAVEIAEVRLTREATPFTPLVRPQWLVEPGSYRRTFTVNGTPEKAWIMALAEPAFTLRVNGREIGRGVLGNHNGWAMNPRWPVAAEWPLDGVLREGENRIEFEIAPGTARGMVALGWVEQDLRRVIVSDAAWSGASGKAAVRPIREQLRLRGLDIYPVRMPGAWRPPAERPDYAGGPAFRPAAARLQVAPEAGRWSTVEVNGRWYLRSPSGKPFFFNGTQVVGRIYENYSYSDWARRAYSSEKEWADEASGFVQRLGFNGLAVSATSDTAFAAGARRGMVYFTYLGCHDGGPGLMNRNGEKLPGVPDPFSEEWRRKLRRRAAEAGKRWNGDPACVGFFVNNEAHLEGNLAGRSSSGFVYSEACGREFVRWLRERYRDDLRMLNLAWFGKAEKEYLDSFEDVLVKKPDPLGKVPFMADPTAAAAMAQIGRRLGGDERDEKKGRMRRDFDDFAVYTVGVYADYVLRTMREFMPDKIIGSNRFMGASTEEMLAVWKDYDVIAWNSYPMWVWKDAKYVDRQIAEIEKAHRVTGKPVLLTEWGVQALDVRMASPSAQLTTQHERGIGHGKVVKQVVESFPFVAGMVHFAYQNLADSEGQGWGLVDNEGRPYRDFVSGVVAANRWLDGYFSDK